The proteins below come from a single Plasmodium sp. gorilla clade G2 genome assembly, chromosome: 13 genomic window:
- a CDS encoding guanylyl cyclase beta, whose translation MKTQTLSLMNINGKRKFLGTNNKIYRKVIINPTSEDDIQKFCRNYFRIYNFSLYNFIRRLISFDAILVYSLFLTVYIFSEINHGETKKYLFIDTAISLFFNIILLIVIESLFELKKLKDVKNANSQYYLRIVPKMSYFEKVMTKDIKVGNIIRIFQGDEFPADVVILYVKNNANAIVDSFKIDGLFRKSIKYAVDKYKIDKDYLKMLSEINGVIRCELPNKNIFCFQGNFKLDKHPRSLLLNYQNFALQSSVLKGAEYIDAVVVYTGADTKKNLNIPQKIEENKTFCIKMNNIVYYLIFMYFFFVVLSVVIKIVFFHKKSSFQNSRDSFLSMLEDFVGLYILVLPIMMYSEKSLIYIIQSLRIENDLRMRNTESEKPKVFNKNKNDALGNVDLLATSRNGVLVKRKELLVSCVINNVMYGKKDLKCSRKNFKLPTLNILDSERKNVSKLLNLDERIFKDPENIFFPTRDFCSFLKLFENKISSIYNPYSSSLSNLLKEKYKNYVNEEILNKNVKLTSFVKSQLTIGYNQICENDQLSYSYQEICEDSQKGNIQSVKIEDFILGLCGCNRIIIYNEKCLDISLNEYKSDNFMETYSKFETENEEDHENDHDEYNNVEHSDDENINSIEYEDICLYNIIRNTGFSIYCYKNTLFLYNLVKECKVYFLTCYHDFLRSNKFSMCILKCGHSINNEKEGGVLFVRGYDFNILPYISKEKNNIKKIKNAIKIYTLNYLKVIILCKKQISNEDIAKYIILKSISKKLSFKFYDLIKLFFLYDLEVIGIIGLKNELKEGVKQTFNDVINFDIRSWIFANECSKDTYLTALQCNLIESSSNLFLINYYNLKNTHEEGANILFHNFISSLYKLKSNSYALVINDESIKNIMTNVESMKIFLCIAMRATVVLFCKLQNETKGKIIRTLYALTRPKLTVLGIGTTLNDAYLLKYSSISVCLSLNEHVNILYNISDYVLQEFKFISELLILGRLNRFSLCKVFLWIIYLKITVVSFYFFHNFDNYFSGSSASSILYTQTTFALLHYFLIIAFSAYEIDLPYKFVRRVPYIYQLSRRKYFLNNNIILLTIIEAILISLTSYYILRLNVFHLITHREFTFHIFILNVFITTEKILLLSKTWHIYFFIMAVLIIGILFIYVNIFTLVDCIKNGKCEFSLFQMENIYFWTSLFPILYMNFIIDKLMKYIRNKIYPDISDYLRKYFLRRTFCHNNDKPLSQRKIKGTNKFENFVNFENFEKFEKFEKNDLLLKHIPTPKIYKIKDDPTYYNKSKKSKFLYDTFRKVIDINIKYRNQQLNLEYKTYEKGNKLKLRIIVILLFVIYIIIFSSQTIIDINIKSNIHYITIFYIIYFVCSCVLLIYIRIRNKGTSTFFFFLSRFLLMCGFCIELYDNISNDILNVLITYSFTVSYIFFMSFKILEALLVCISILLLTFWVYYEKNKNMIDICTHFCSNPYLSINNLDHMNITCLCKKQIVIFLISLLSFTLICLSMKYYEIFYLKKKFLFRYKQKVNLAKQIEILHTMLPNFLVEYLLISDPKNDGIMVGKNISGEDRGIISVIFCDIDDFQNMVSTLQPHVLVETLDNLYLYFDKCIKYFNCIKIETVFESYLAASGLSEKKNNDLDKIMYDTKCAIKLAIAQLSAKYYISYKVLDTREHFSDNSTSYDKYINKNISLKIGIHTGKAISGVIGSVKPQYALFGDTVNTASRMKSTSLPDHIHVSYDTYKYLKEDNTFVWKERKVFIKGKGKMKTYLLVDILDDVKRKGESLNYYSSSNLLLSQLGSETESIYEERENSKGGNSNISKEHIRSINKSNSSNISKEHIRSINKSNSSNISKESIISINKSRNNSITGINKVHIKDKKNMVIKHNRKKDKIDSTYNKRIDKKSRDKKSDRMYHTLDEVVKHTDIHLLDYKINKKRYKKMKSNTNNENKLIGDIFNMYDKKIKYFYKKNYESNSMENRSFMKHYKNTKYKKSDYLLLDKKGKSERFKRNTSYILESPLHLIGDIVDNNMKRKKKKKEINTIVSDDMFTSPVNIKEYNYNHQKGEKEIVGNLSYDKTKKIFPFVKFTKEGKIKKKIEKNKINNNNNNDNFPYNDYSSSSSLKYCDNENNFVIKYIRERKDFQKKFDHPNFNFSKFLHNYNSFKNKKKNKKNNKNVRSNGYQNYTSSTNDGVSYNFLSDSLYYSDNEYSSNSLKYDNKSLIKNKKIIKFDDLFTKIYIKKKRLLQRNNYDVRRKEKKLMNNNGMSRNKTKNINLNEKKKEIKYFVTNENADHDNNKKDDSKRMKKYFIHISKHKKEQIEDKKKTHKCFHNNVECVYPYTDNNININFSRNEKRKYSINLYDHLDEQEKMKGKKKYFNKDKELLGSINKQAERKPSKKKKKKKNVENKKDKKKNRMITNKTNKKYAKSIISGDEQNSNDNNFFKKKEVNFTGKNEEYLNRTNTNLSIGLKDMEENDYEIHSNNIYYNNHICSDDINNTIKLNGTGNDMNSISKNKGNNKLGKKISFFSLNNKYHESDIINEEDTKNISNITESQIINKDKYNYFTRSPSLKKKKSVFTKINNLFKSYFKSIDVHEKFGFSKKFKFQTKDSEDIKGNNNKISKNNHNNNSNYGYNDRSKCSNTDSSKYSHGDSRNHQHSYNSHVTLSKEQGPENNKNVDYAYQFDNYDKKLLKKLTSNLQLNKKNVKNFNMFYYKFNDEELEEEYTRNYYREIINIDLTKKLIIIFIFTEIFLSLCNIIELSFYEKKLKYNDSIVIIWLIRSIYLFIITYIWIILKTKLKEYKNNSSKMMWTIFILNIFLCSWGIILIDLSCIHYSMLLGNKNERALFFMKDASELIICIQLIFIKNMLFKHKFFFFVFFYIFLIYSFSKLFSIHTCQTHICCSIILFISINILYFWYSEYLDRIQFLVKRKRNRMEKISQDFLTKILPRQVLEEYQNDNLQLTYKHEKIAFLFADIVGFTKWSKTVSPKEVLKLLQKLISKIDKDTIKLGLYKLFTIGDAYVATSQPNSSITDESEALEGILNILKLAKLILHNINTIKIQFNKHDFNMRIGLHYGSCVGGIIGSVRIRYDMWGLDVLIANKIESNGIPGEIICSEQFRHFFIQNEPQAKLNFWYYKSIYINDQDIKLYVIEDKNYEEDYDPKVIDYTTLLKLRQEKGLHS comes from the exons atgaaGACACAAACGTTGTCTTTAATG AATATAAATGGAAAGAGAAAATTTCTAGGAacgaataataaaatatatagaaaagtCATAATAAATCCAACATCAGAAGATGATATACAAAAATTTTGTAGAAATTATTtcagaatatataatttctcc ttatataattttatacgAAGATTAATATCGTTTGATGCCATTCTTGTATACTCACTATTTTTGactgtttatatattttccgaAATAAATCATggagaaacaaaaaaatatttatttatcgaTACAgctatttctttattttttaacattatCCTATTAATTGTTATAGAAAGTCTTTTTGAACTAAAAAAACTGAAAGACGTAAAAAATGCTAACTCTCAATATTACCTAAGGATTGTACCAAAAATGTCTTACTTTGAAAag GTTATGACGAAGGATATAAAGGTTGGGAATATCATAAGAATATTTCAAGGAGATGAATTTCCAGCTGATGTggtaattttatatgttaagAATAATGCAAATGCAATAGTtgattcttttaaaatagaTGGTCTTTTTAGAAAGAGTATTAAATATGCagttgataaatataaaa TTGATAAGGATTACCTAAAAATGTTATCCGAAATTAATGGAGTAATTAGGTGTGAATTGcccaataaaaatatattttgctTTCAAGGGAATTTTAAGTTGGATAAACATCCACGCTCACTATTATTGAATTATCAAAATTTCGCTCTACAAT cCTCCGTTTTGAAAGGGGCAGAATATATAGACGCTGTAGTTGTATACACAGGTGCTGATACTAAGAAGAATTTGAATATTCCCCAGAAgatagaagaaaataaaacattctgcataaaaatgaataatattgtatattaCTTAATATTCATGTACTTCTTTTTTGTTGTCCTAAGCgttgttataaaaatagtaTTTTTTCACAAAAAAAGCTCCTTTCAAAATTCAAGAGATTCTTTCCTTAGTATGTTGGAGGATTTTGTTGGCTTGTATATATTGGTATTACCTATTATGATGTATTCAGAAAAGagtttaatttatattatacaaagtTTGAGGATAG aaaATGACCTAAGGATGAGAAACACTGAATCTGAAAAGCCCAAAGtttttaataagaataaaaatgatgcCTTAGGTAATGTAGATTTATTAGCAACATCAAGAAATGGGGTCCTTGTAAAAAGGAAAGAACTGTTAGTATCATGTGTAATTAATAATGTTATGTATGGaaaaaaagatttaaaaTGTTCACGCAAAAATTTCAAATTACCTACATTGAATATACTAGATTCAGAAAG AAAAAATGTTTCCAAACTTTTAAACTTGGATGAAAGGATATTCAAAGATcctgaaaatatttttttcccaACTCGCGATTTTTGCTCCTTTTTGAAATTATtcgaaaataaaatatcatcAATATATAATCCATATTCCAGTAGTTTATCAAATTTattgaaagaaaaatataaaaattatgtgaACGAAGAAATTCTTAACAAAAATGTGAAACTAACGAGTTTTGTAAAATCTCAGCTGACTATTGGATACAATC AAATTTGTGAGAATGATCAACTCAGTTATAGCTATCAAGAAATTTGTGAAGATTCTCAAAAAGGAAATATCCAATCTGTTAAGATTGAAGACTTTATTTTAGGATTATGTGGGTGTAatagaataattatatataatgaaaagtGCTTAGATATTAGTTTGAACGAATACAAAAGTGATAATTTTATGGAAACATATAGTAAGTTTGAAACGGAGAATGAAGAAGATCATGAAAATGATcatgatgaatataataatgtggaACATtctgatgatgaaaatatcaATAGTATTGAATATGAagatatatgtttatataatattataaggaATACAGGATTTTCTATTTATTGTTATAAGAATacattatttctttataatttaGTGAAAGAATGtaaagtatattttttaacttGTTATCATGATTTCTTAAGAAGTAATAAATTTTCTATGTGTATTTTAAAATGTGGACatagtataaataatgaaaaggaAGGAGGAGTGTTATTTGTACGAGGATATGATTTTAATATCCTTCCATATATATCTAAAGAGAAGAATaacataaagaaaataaaaaatgctataaaaatatataccttaaattatttaaaagttataatattatgtaaaaaacaaataagtAATGAAGATATagcaaaatatattatattaaaaagtataAGTAAAAAATTATCTTTCAAATTTTATGATTtgattaaattattttttttatatgatttagAAGTTATTGGAATTATAGGATTAAAAAATGAGTTAAAAGAAGGTGTCAAACAAACATTCAATGATGTAATAAATTTTGATATTAGATCTTGGATATTTGCAAATGAATGTTCAAAGGATACATATTTAACAGCTCTTCAATGTAATTTAATTGAATCATCTTCTaacttatttttaattaattattataatttaaaaaatacacatGAAGAGGGTgctaatatattattccatAATTTTATATCGTCTTTGTATAAGTTAAAATCAAATTCTTATGCTCTAGTTATAAATGATGAgagtataaaaaatattatgacaaATGTAGAATCAATg AAAATATTCTTATGTATAGCCATGAGAGCTACTGTAGTCTTATTTTGTAAATTGCAAAATGAGACTAAAGGAAAAATTATTAGAACCTTGTATGCTTTAACAAGGCCAAAATTGACAGTCCTAGGAATAGGAACAACGTTAAATGATGCTtacttattaaaatattcatcTATAAGTGTCTGTTTAAGTTTGAACGAGCATGTAAACatcttatataatatatcagatTATGTATTGCAagaatttaaatttattagtGAATTGCTTATATTAGGAAGGCTAAACAGATTTTCCCTTTG CAAGGTATTTTTGTGGATAATATACCTAAAAATTACTGTTGtctcattttattttttccacaATTTTGATAACTATTTTTCTGGATCTTCAGCATCTTCCATATTATATACCCAAACAACGTTTGCTCTTTTGCACTACTTTCTTATCATAGCATTTTCTGCCTATGAAATAGATTTACCATATAAATTTGTAAGGAGAGTACCTTATATATATCAGcta tCGAGAaggaaatattttttgaacaataatattatactttTAACAATAATTGAAGCCATACTAATTTCCCTTacttcatattatatattacgaTTAAATGTATTTCATTTGATTACTCATCGTGAATTTActtttcatatattcattttaaatgtttttataacAACAGAAAAAATTCTTTTACTTTCAAAAACATggcacatatatttttttattatggcAGTTCTAATTATAggtatattgtttatatatgttaatatatttactttagtagattgtataaaaaatggaaaatgtGAATTTAGTCTTTTTCaaatggaaaatatatatttctggACATCACTCTTTcccattttatatatgaattttatCATTGATAAgcttatgaaatatataaggaataa aatataCCCAGATATTTCAGACtatttaagaaaatattttcttcgtAGAACGTTCTGTCACAATAATGATAAACCTTTATCACAACGGAAAATAAAAGGAACAAATAAATTTGaaaattttgtaaattttgaaaattttgaaaaatttgaaaaatttgaaaaaaacgatttattattaaaacatattcCAACTCCTAAAATTTATAAGATAAAAGATGATCCCACATATTATAACAAATCTAAGAAaagtaaatttttatatgatacaTTTAGAAAAGTTAtagatattaatataaaatacagGAATCAACAATTAAATTtagaatataaaacatatgagAAAgggaataaattaaaattacgtataattgtaatattattatttgttatttatattataatattttcatcgcAAACAATaattgatataaatataaaatcgaATATCcattatataacaatattttatattatatattttgtatgttcatgtgtattattaatatatataagaataaggAATAAAGGTACTTctacatttttcttttttttgagtAGATTTTTATTAATGTGTGGATTTTGTATagaattatatgataatattagtaatgacattttaaatgtattaatTACGTATTCCTTTACAgtatcttatatattttttatgtccTTTAAAATATTAGAGGCTCTTTTAGTATGTATAAGTATACTCTTATTAACATTTTGGGTTTATTATGAGAAGAATAAGAATATGATAGATATATGTACTCATTTTTGCAGTAATCCATATTTatcaataaataatttagatcatatgaatataacaTGTTTATGTAAAAAACAAATAGTTATCTTCCTTATAAGTTTATTAAGTTTTACTTTGATTTGTTTATCTATGAAATATTATgagatattttatttgaagaaaaaatttttatttagatATAAACAGAAAGTAAATCTAGCTAAACAAATTGAAATACTACATACGATGTTACCAAATTTTTTAGtagaatatttattaattagtGATCCTAAAAATGATGGTATTATGgttggaaaaaatatatctggAGAAGATAGAGGTATAATATCTGTAATATTTTGTGATATTGATGATTTTCAAAATATGGTATCTACATTACAACCACATGTATTAGTAGAAACATtagataatttatatttatattttgataaatgtataaaatattttaattgtaTTAAAATAGAAACAGTATTTGAATCATATTTAGCAGCTTCTGGATTAagtgaaaagaaaaataatgatttagACAAAATTATGTATGATACAAAATGTGCAATAAAATTAGCTATTGCTCAGCTTAGTgccaaatattatatatcatataaagtATTAGATACACGTGAACATTTTTCTGATAATTCTACttcatatgataaatatataaataaaaatattagtcTCAAAATTGGAATACATACAGGAAAAGCTATAAGTGGTGTTATTGGATCTGTGAAACCACAATATGCTCTCTTTGGAGATACTGTAAATACAGCGTCAAGAATGAAATCTACTTCATTACCTGATCATATTCATGTTTCTTATGATacgtataaatatttaaaggaAGATAACACATTTGTATGGAAAGAAAGAAAGGTTTTTATAAAAGGAAAGGGTAAAATGAAGACATATCTTCTAGTAGACATTTTAGATGACGTAAAAAGGAAGGGTGAGTccttaaattattattcatctTCTAATTTGTTATTATCTCAATTGGGTAGTGAAACTGAATCGATATATGAAGAAAGGGAGAATAGTAAGGGAGGTAACAGTAATATAAGTAAGGAACATATTAGATCTATTAATAAGTCAAATAGTAGTAATATTAGTAAGGAACATATTAGATCTATTAATAAGTCAAATAGTAGTAATATTAGTAAGGAAAGTATAATATCTATTAATAAGTCACGAAATAATTCTATTACGGGTATAAATAAAGTGCATATAAaagataagaaaaatatggtTATTAAACATAACAGAAAGAAAGATAAAATTGATAGTacttataataaaagaattgATAAAAAAAGCAGAGATAAAAAGAGTGATAGGATGTATCATACATTGGATGAAGTTGTTAAACATACggatatacatttattagattacaagataaataaaaagagatataaaaaaatgaaaagtaatacaaataatgagaataaattaataggagatatatttaacatgtatgataaaaaaataaaatatttctataaaaaaaattatgaaagtAACAGCATGGAAAATAGATCATTTATGaaacattataaaaatactaaatataaaaaatcagATTATCTTCTTTTAGATAAAAAAGGGAAAAGTGAAAGgtttaaaagaaatacatcatatatattagaatCGCCTTTACATTTAATAGGTGATAtagttgataataatatgaagagaaaaaagaaaaaaaaagaaataaacaCAATTGTATCTGATGATATGTTTACTTCACCTGtcaatataaaagaatataattataatcacCAGAAAGGGGAAAAAGAAATTGTAGGAAATTTATCATATGACAaaacaaagaaaatatttccTTTTGTAAAATTTACCAAGGAagggaaaataaaaaaaaaaatagaaaaaaataaaataaataataataataataatgataattttcCTTATAATGATTATTCATCATCTAGTAGTCTAAAATATTgtgataatgaaaataattttgtgataaaatatattagagAAAGAAAagattttcaaaaaaaatttgatcatccaaattttaattttagcAAATTTTTACACAATTATAATTcattcaaaaataaaaaaaaaaataagaagaataataaaaatgtaagaTCAAATGGATATCAGAATTATACATCTTCAACTAATGATGGTGTTTCTTATAATTTCTTATCAGATAGTTTGTATTATTCAGATAATGAGTATTCTTCtaattctttaaaatatgataataaaagtcttataaaaaataaaaaaattataaaatttgatGATCTTTTtactaaaatatatataaagaaaaaacgTTTACTCCAAAGGAATAACTATGACGTAAGgagaaaggaaaaaaaattaatgaataataatggtATGTCaagaaataaaacaaaaaatataaatcttaatgaaaaaaaaaaagagatcAAATATTTTGTCACTAATGAAAATGCAGAccatgataataataaaaaagatgattcaaaaaggatgaaaaaatattttatacatatatcaaaacataaaaaagaacaaatagAAGATAAAAAGAAGACTCATAAATGTTTTCATAATAATGTTGAATGTGTTTACCCTTAtacagataataatataaacattaatttttcaagaaatgaaaaaagaaaatatagcATCAATTTATATGATCACTTAGatgaacaagaaaaaatgaaaggaaaaaaaaaatatttcaacaAGGATAAGGAATTATTAGGATCTATTAATAAACAAGCGGAAAGGAAACCaagcaaaaaaaagaaaaaaaaaaaaaatgtggaaaataaaaaggataaaaaaaaaaatagaatgattacaaacaaaacaaataagaaatatgCCAAGAGCATTATTAGTGGTGACGAACAAAAcagtaatgataataatttttttaaaaaaaaagaggtgAATTTTACAggtaaaaatgaagaatatttaaatagaACTAATACTAATTTGTCTATAGGCTTAAAAGATATGGAAGAAAATGATTATGAAATtcatagtaataatatatattataataaccaTATATGTAGTGacgatataaataatacaataaaGTTGAATGGTACTGGAAATGATATGAATagtatatcaaaaaataaaggaaataataaattaggTAAGAAAATTAGTTTTTTTAGtttgaataataaatatcatgAATCAGATATTATTAATGAAGAAGatactaaaaatatatccaaTATAACAGAAAGCCAAATAATTAATaaggataaatataattattttaccCGTAGTCCAtctcttaaaaaaaaaaaaagtgtttTCACTAAGatcaataatttatttaaaagttATTTTAAAAGTATTGATGTGCATGAAAAATTTGGTTTttctaaaaaatttaaattccAAACAAAGGATTCAGAAGACataaaaggaaataataataaaattagtaaaaataatcataataataatagtaactATGGATATAATGATAGAAGTAAGTGTAGTAACACTGATAGTAGTAAGTATAGCCATGGTGATAGTAGGAACCATCAGCATAGTTATAATAGTCATGTTACCTTATCCAAAGAACAAGGACCagaaaacaataaaaatgtagACTATGCATATCAATTTGATAATTACGATAAGAAGCTACTAAAAAAGTTAACATCTAACTtacaattaaataaaaagaatgtgaaaaattttaacatgttttattataaattcaaTGATGAAGAACTAGAAGAAGAATATACCAGAAATTATTATAgagaaataattaatattgatttaacaaaaaaattgattataatatttatatttacagaaatatttttaagtttatgtaatataatagaattatcattttatgaaaagaagttaaaatataatgattcGATAGTTATAATATGGCTTATTAgatcaatatatttatttataataacatatatatggataatattaaaaactaaattaaaagaatataaaaataattcaagTAAAATGATGTGgactatatttatattaaatatatttttatgttcttggggtattatattaatagatTTATCATGTATACATTATAGTATGTTATtaggaaataaaaatgaaagagcattattttttatgaaagaTGCAAGTGAacttataatatgtattcaattaatatttataaaaaatatgttatttaagcataaatttttttttttcgtatttttttatatattccttatttattcatttagtAAATTATTTAGTATACACACATGTCAAACACATATATGTTGtagtattattttatttatatctataaataTCCTTTATTTTTGGTATTCAGAATATTTAGATAGAATACAATTCTTAGTTAAAAGAAAGAGAAATAGAATGGAGAAAATATCACAGGATTTCTTAACAAAAATATTGCCTAGACAAGTTCTAGAAGAATATCAAAACGATAATTTACAattaacatataaacatGAAAAAATCGCATTCTTATTTGCAGATATTGTTGGATTTACAAAATGGAGTAAAACAGTATCTCCTAAGGAGGTCTTGAAATTACTACAAAAATTAATATCTAAAATTGATAAAGATACAATTAAATTaggtttatataaattattcacAATTGGGGATGCTTATGTAGCAACCAGTCAGCCAAATTCATCTATAACTGATGAAAGTGAAGCATTAGAAggaatattaaatatattgaagCTAGCTAAACTTATCctacataatattaatactatTAAAATACAATTCAATAAACATGACTTTAATATGAGAATAGGTTTACATTATGGCTCATGTGTTGGTGGTATTATAGGTTCTGTAAGAATAAGATATGATATGTGGGGTCTGGATGTTCTTATAGCTAATAAGATAGAATCAAATGGAATACCTGGAGAAATAATTTGTTCTGAACAATTTAGGCATTTCTTCATACAAAATGAGCCACAGgc GAAACTTAACTTTTGGTACTACAaaagcatatatataaatgaccAGGATATAAAACTATATGTTATTgaagataaaaattatgaagaaGATTATGATCCAAAAGTTATAGACTATACAACTTTATTGAAATTACGTCAAGAAAAGGGATTACATTCGTGA